The following are encoded together in the Onychostoma macrolepis isolate SWU-2019 chromosome 03, ASM1243209v1, whole genome shotgun sequence genome:
- the LOC131538136 gene encoding GTPase IMAP family member 8-like gives MTQINFNQDQLHYKVIRILLMGRNVSGKSLSGNTILGENLFKEHKAEVCDGQTQISGKQVAVIDCPDLLDPDLYEEQLEMMKEQLVSRCSAGLSAVLLTVPLEKPLENEEEILDYIQCLFGPEVQKYIMILFTHKDDLDETIDEHLKHQDHEDLQCLVSECGGKIHCFNNNKTVKGQVQELLQKIDTMMMENGRMFIMEQMRRRHSMVSIVNFSRETPAENEIDMKKDQKTGSGQIGTIIFTFAMITIIYRNDICLDKNMHQKKQECEWLPQSEEQKIYLCSDEILTQTHSGQSLGLFVLIALVIMCFITRKKILRDPESDETLMKGQIYDHISHTTGI, from the exons ATGACACAGATCAACTTCAATCAAGATCAACTTCATTATAAAGTGATCCGGATTCTTCTGATGGGCAGAAATGTTTCTGGGAAAAGCTTATCTGGAAACACCATTCTGGGAGAAAACTTGTTTAAAGAGcataaagctgaagtgtgtgaTGGTCAAACTCAGATCAGTGGGAAGCAGGTTGCTGTGATTGATTGTCCAGATCTACTGGATCCAGATCTGTATGAAGAGCAGCTGGAGATGATGAAAGAGCAGCTGGTCTCTCGATGTTCAGCAGGACTCAGTGCAGTTCTGCTCACCGTTCCTCTAGAGAAACCACTTGAAAATGAGGAAGAGATCCTGGATTATATTCAGTGTTTATTTGGTCCTGAGGTTCAGAAATACATCATGATTCTGTTCACACACAAAGATGATCTGGATGAAACAATTGATGAACATCTGAAACACCAAGATCATGAGGATCTCCAGTGCCTGGTGTCTGAATGTGGAGGAAAGATTCACTGTTTCAATAACAATAAGACCGTGAAAGGTCAAGTCCAAGAACTACTACAGAAGATTGACACAATGATGATGGAGAACGGTAGGATGTTTATCATGGAACAAATGAGGAGGAGACACAGCATGGTCAGCATTGTTAATT tttCAAGAGAGACTCCAGCTGAAAATGAGATTGATATGAAGAAAGACCAAAAAACTGGATCTGGGCAGATTGGcacaattatatttacatttgcaaTGATCACCATCATCTACAGAAACGACATATGCTTGGATAAAAATATGCATCAGAAGAAACAGGAGTGTGAGTGGTTACCTCAATCAGAAGAGCAGAAAATATACCTGTGTTCAGATGAAATACTGACTCAGACACACAGCG GTCAGTCTTTGGGGCTTTTTGTCCTAATTGCCCTCGTGATCATGTGTTTCATAACACGTAAAAAGATCCTCAG GGATCCTGAATCTGATGAGACGCTGATGAAAGGTCAGATATATGATCACATATCACATACTACAGGAATCTGA